Proteins encoded within one genomic window of Panicum virgatum strain AP13 chromosome 1N, P.virgatum_v5, whole genome shotgun sequence:
- the LOC120653705 gene encoding transcription initiation factor TFIID subunit 4-like — MVSKFHSQSLRNRSLLLFTLRFVGPTSSIAAPPPALPGFSRAATHRRRRQLRRGRRTGGGLGPGPRVAGSAAGGGGSATRSPHRPPPDLPAGRLPLLPDLRVVRLGPPAGPPLLRRRRPLPVADPFPQPHAAVVDAGPFPLTAAESDFFLALRERDAEVEELEADLGGFSRCRRITMAMVSLAALAGIGCAAEVAAAAVAAESGPRHACSPIRPPSPCQLLRAIPQAAVGPQLLRIAVHAAVRAVLFTPPRLPPSGPSPAPAPPQRCRVPGQPGAPAPPRRDGRAATHMPQPRAADCSPLSSIVSPTKNGAW; from the coding sequence ATGGTCTCCAAATTCCACTCTCAAAGCCTCAGGAATAGGAGCCTCCTCCTATTCACCCTCCGATTCGTGGGTCCCACCTCCTCCATCGCTGCTCCCCCTCCCGCTCTCCCGGGCTtctcccgcgccgccacccaccGACGACGTCGACAGCTCCGGCGAGGCCGACggaccggcggcggccttggcccgGGCCCCCGCGTGGCCGGATCTGCCGCAGGCGGTGGCGGATCCGCCACCCGATCTCCGCACCGGCCGCCTCCCGACCTCCCCGCCGGTCGCCTCCCGCTGCTTCCTGACCTTCGCGTCGTCCGCCTCGGACcacccgccgggccgccgctccTACGCCGTCGCCGGCCCCTTCCCGTCGCCGACCCCTTCCCGCagccgcacgccgccgtcgtcgaTGCCGGTCCCTTcccgctcaccgccgccgaatCTGATTTTTTCCTCGCCCTCCGGGAGAGGGATGCCGAGGTGGAGGAACTGGAGGCGGATCTTGGAGGCTTCTCGCGCTGCAGGCGGATCACCATGGCCATGGTCTcgctggcggcgctggccggcATCGGGTGCGCGGCAGAGGTGGCCGCAGCGGCGGTCGCGGCGGAGTCAGGCCCTCGCCACGCCTGCTCGCCAATCCGTCCACCCTCGCCATGCCAGCTCCTTCGCGCCATCCCACAAGCCGCTGTCGGGCCCCAGCTCCTTCGCATCGCCGTGCATGCCGCCGTCAGGGCCGTGCTCTTCACACCGCCGCGCTTGCCGCCGTCAGGGCCAtcccctgctcctgctcctccgcAGCGCTGCCGTGTTCCGGGCCAGCCGggcgcccctgctcctccgcgccgcgACGGCCGAGCTGCGACGCACATGCCGCAGCCCCGAGCAGCGGATTGCTCGCCGCTCAGCTCCATTGTGTCGCCCACCAAGAACGGCGCATGGTGA